In one window of Pseudobythopirellula maris DNA:
- a CDS encoding UDP-2,3-diacylglucosamine diphosphatase, with the protein MSDVHLGCKHSQAVAFLELLERHEPEQLYIVGDFIDGWKLKRRWRWLPVYDQIMLRLMAMKRRGTRLLYTPGNHDDFLRSFLSNFGVIDIKDRFVHAAADGRRYLITHGDQFDRVEQSCQWLSLVASYAYDVLLTANWLGNKLRGKNHDPYAFCGAIKRRVKRLVSHVSEFEGQLVASAKDTGCDGVICGHIHHPRILQVEGLSYLNTGDWVENCTALLEYDDGSFELVRSDGTLLDRLAPCPPSGAIPDLRGDEDEHAESLAGLPASGSLIS; encoded by the coding sequence GTGAGCGACGTCCACCTCGGCTGCAAGCACTCGCAGGCGGTCGCCTTCCTGGAGCTTTTGGAGCGCCACGAGCCGGAGCAGCTTTACATCGTCGGCGACTTTATCGACGGCTGGAAACTCAAACGCCGCTGGCGCTGGCTGCCCGTTTACGACCAGATCATGCTGCGGCTGATGGCGATGAAACGCCGCGGCACCCGGCTGCTCTACACGCCCGGCAACCACGACGACTTCCTGCGCAGCTTCCTGTCGAACTTCGGCGTGATCGACATCAAGGACCGCTTCGTGCACGCGGCTGCCGACGGCCGCCGCTACTTGATCACCCACGGCGACCAGTTCGACCGCGTCGAGCAGAGCTGCCAATGGCTCTCGCTGGTGGCCTCGTACGCTTACGACGTGCTGCTGACGGCCAACTGGCTCGGCAACAAGCTGCGCGGCAAGAACCACGACCCGTACGCCTTCTGCGGGGCGATCAAGCGGCGCGTGAAGCGGCTGGTCAGCCACGTCAGCGAGTTCGAGGGCCAGCTCGTGGCGAGCGCCAAGGACACGGGCTGCGACGGCGTGATCTGCGGGCACATCCACCACCCGCGCATCCTCCAGGTGGAAGGGCTCAGCTACCTGAACACGGGCGACTGGGTTGAAAACTGCACCGCCCTGCTGGAGTACGACGACGGCTCGTTCGAGCTCGTGCGGAGCGACGGCACGTTGCTCGACCGGCTCGCCCCCTGCCCCCCCTCGGGCGCCATTCC
- the miaE gene encoding tRNA-(ms[2]io[6]A)-hydroxylase has product MLHLKSETDRRWFDQVDSDLNAVLIDHAHCEKKAAGTALNLIFAYVEDEELCREMTEIVNEELEHFHMVLELLKKRGVKFRRMTPSTYGRKLNDLVRKQEPQRAVDRLLVAGLIEARSCERFRSLAEHVAEDKELSEFYQSLFESEARHHTTYTRLAKHFAPEDIVMQRLDELAGLEAEILAASDDPPRMHS; this is encoded by the coding sequence ATGCTGCACCTGAAATCCGAGACCGATCGCCGCTGGTTCGACCAGGTCGACTCCGACTTGAACGCCGTTCTGATCGACCACGCCCACTGCGAGAAGAAGGCGGCCGGCACGGCGCTGAACCTGATCTTCGCTTACGTCGAAGACGAAGAGCTCTGCCGCGAAATGACCGAGATCGTCAACGAGGAGCTGGAGCACTTCCACATGGTGCTTGAGCTGCTCAAGAAGCGCGGCGTCAAGTTCCGCCGCATGACGCCGAGCACTTACGGCCGCAAGCTCAACGACCTGGTCCGCAAGCAAGAGCCGCAGCGGGCGGTCGACCGGCTGCTCGTGGCGGGCCTGATCGAGGCCCGCTCGTGCGAGCGGTTCCGGTCGCTGGCCGAGCACGTGGCCGAGGACAAAGAACTCTCCGAGTTCTACCAGAGCCTGTTCGAGTCCGAGGCGCGGCACCACACGACCTACACCCGGCTGGCGAAGCATTTCGCCCCCGAGGACATCGTGATGCAGCGGCTCGACGAACTGGCCGGGCTGGAGGCCGAGATCCTCGCCGCCAGCGACGACCCGCCCCGCATGCACAGCTAG